The sequence TCGTTGCGGATGTCGTGGCGCACCACCTCGTTGAGCAGCCGCAGGCCGTCCCGCTGTTCCTCCAGGCGCTCGGTGGACCTGACGCGCTCGCTGATGTCCCGGCTCGTGGTGATGTACCCCTCCAGGGGACCGTCGGGGTCCGCGGCCGCCCCCGTCACCGCCAGCCAGATCCACTCCCCGGATTTCGTCTCGAACCGGAACTCCAGTTCCTCGTCGATGTGGCCGGTCTCCTCGGCGAGGGCCCCGAACCGCTCCGCCACGCGGTCCCGGTCGTCGGGGTGGACGTACTCCAGGATGTTCTCCCCGCGCATCTCTTCCGGGCGCCAGCCCTTGACGCGTTCGGAGCTCGGGGACTGGTAGCGCACGGTCCCGTCCTCGTCGACGACGGTGACGACGTCCGAGGTGTGGCCGATCAGCGCCCGGTACTGCTCGGCCGTCAGCTCGCCCGCCGGTAGCTCTCCCATCTCGGCGGCCGTACGCCACCGCGTAATAAATAAGACAGGACATCGGGTCGGGCGCGACCGGCGACGGCGTCGTGTGGCGGCGTTGTGGCCTGTGTCCCGCAGCCGGGCCGGTCCGGCCGCTGCTGTCCGGTCACGCGCGCCGCAAAAAAGGCGAGGACGTCGTCAGTCGTCGTCGGTCTCGCTGGTCAGCACGGAGTCGCCTTCCTCGGTGAAGCCGGCGGACTCCTCCTGACGGGCCTGGGCCTCGGGGTCGAACTTCGCCTCGATCTCCTGGAACCGCGGGACGAAGGAGAGCTCGTGGTGGCTCTCGGTCGGGTGGCCGAGGTAGCGGTCCTCGAGGTCGAACTGGGCCTGCTCGTCGTTCTCGGCGATGTTGGTGAAGTCCTCGTAGATGGCGTGGGCGCCGGAGTGCAGGGCGTACAGCGTGATGAAGATGTACTTGTAGCCCATGTCGCCGAGCTCCTGGAACGTGAGCGGGTCCTCCTCCTCGCTCCAGGCGAAACTGGAGGAGTAGTTGAAGGCCAGCTTCACGTCGGGGTGGGTCTCGTGCAGCGTCTCGGCGTACTCGATGGCGTCCTCGCGGGAGGGGTCGGGCATCTCGGGCCAGACCAGGTCGACGCCGGCGTCGGCGTAGAGCCGGCCGCGCTCGAGGTGTTCCTCCCAGTCGCCGTTCGCGGAGCCGTAGGCGTCGGTCCGGGCGATGATGACCGTGTCCTCGTCCTGCTTGGCGTCGACGGCCGCACGGAAGCGGGCCTCGGCCTCGTCGCGGGAGACGATCTTCTTGCCGGCGATGTGACCGCATCGCTTGGGCGTGGTCTGGTCCTCGATGTGGACCGCGGCGACGCCGGCCTTCTCGTACTCCCGCACCGCGCGGCGGACGTTGTGGACGCCGCCGTAGCCGGTGTCACAGTCGGCGATGACCGGCAGGTTCGTCGCCTCGACCTGGCGCTTTGCGTTCTCGACCATCTCGCGCATGTCGACCATCTCCAGGTCCGGGAAGGCGAACTGGCCCAGCACCGTCGAGTAGCCGGACATGTAGACGGCGTCGAGGTCGGCCATCTCGGCCAGCCGGGCGTCCAGCGCGTCGTAGGTGCCCGGCGCGAAGACGTAGTCCTGGTTGTTCAGCATGTCCCGGAACTCCCGTGCCGCTTCGTTGTCCACGTCGCGGATGTAGGGGTCCGTGCTCTTGACTCGGCTCGCAACTTCGTCGGTTCCGGAATCGTCCTGTGTCATGGTTGAGAGACCGCGATCGGGTCGCGTCTGATGCACTCGGGGAGAATCCCCTGTCGTAGAAAAATGTTATGAAC comes from Salinirussus salinus and encodes:
- a CDS encoding isocitrate lyase/PEP mutase family protein, encoding MTQDDSGTDEVASRVKSTDPYIRDVDNEAAREFRDMLNNQDYVFAPGTYDALDARLAEMADLDAVYMSGYSTVLGQFAFPDLEMVDMREMVENAKRQVEATNLPVIADCDTGYGGVHNVRRAVREYEKAGVAAVHIEDQTTPKRCGHIAGKKIVSRDEAEARFRAAVDAKQDEDTVIIARTDAYGSANGDWEEHLERGRLYADAGVDLVWPEMPDPSREDAIEYAETLHETHPDVKLAFNYSSSFAWSEEEDPLTFQELGDMGYKYIFITLYALHSGAHAIYEDFTNIAENDEQAQFDLEDRYLGHPTESHHELSFVPRFQEIEAKFDPEAQARQEESAGFTEEGDSVLTSETDDD